The genomic interval CGAACTGCTTTTCCACCACGCAGCCGATACCCAGCAGCTCGGCGCCGCTGACCTCGATCATGCCCGCCAGCGCCCGCAACGTGCCGCCGGACGCGAGGAAATCGTCGATGACGACCACGCGGTCCCCGGCGCCCAGGAACTCGCTGCTGATGAACAGGTCCACCACGCCGCCCTTGGTGCGGCTGACGGACTGCGCCGTGAAGGCGGGTTCCTTCATGGTCACGGGTTTCTTCTTGCGGGCGTACACCATCGGCACGCCCAGCACCATGGCCGTGGCAATGGCGGGCGCAATGCCGCTGACCTCGATGGTCACGATCTTGCCGGGGTTCAGCGGCGCGAAGTGCGCGGCGAACACCTCGCCCATCTCACGCGTCAGGTGCGGCAACAGCTGATGGTTCACCAGTCCGTCCACCTTGAGAATCCCACCGGGAAGAACTTCACCCTGCTGCCGAATCGCGTCCACGAGTGCCTGCATGCCCCGGAGTGTACCCGCTGAGGTGCGGCAGCGGCGGGCCAACGGACCCACTACCATGCGGGGCATGCCGTCCGCTGAGCGCCCGCATGATCGATAGGCTTCACCTGGGCCGCCGCGTGGCCCTGGCTGCCCTGCTGGCCGGAACTGTCCTGGGTGTCCATGCGCTGCTCGGGCCGCCGCCGCCTGCGTTGTCAGCCGCCGCACAGACCTGCGATCAGGTGCTCGCGTCCCGGTTCCCCCGCGTCGTGGGGTCCGGCCATTACCGCCTCGAACGGTCCAGGGGGCAGTTGTCGCTGTCACGCTTCCCGAACTTCCGGTACGCAGTGTTCAGTCGCGCGAACAACACGGCCCTGGGCTGGACGCGGTGCGGCCACTGGCAGGACCGCACCGGGAGTGGCTACCGGGTCACGTACACCTCGGGCAGCCTGCTTGATCTGGAACGCCGCCTGCCCCCGTGCGACCCGCTGGCGCCCGGGGGGCGCAGCCACCCGGCGGATGCGGGCGACCCGGCCAGCGCGTCAGACTGTGGGGGTGTCTGACCTTCCCGACCTGACGCCGGGTGAGCTGGCGGCCTTCGCGCAGCAGTTCGGCCTGGAACCGCCCCTGACGCGTCTGCCGAGCGTGGGGATCGTGAACCGCGTGTACCGGGCCCGGCGGGCCGGGCGGGACGTGGTGCTGCGCGTGCCGATGCCCGGCGACATCGGGGATGCCCGGACCGAGAGTGTGGCCGTGCCCGCAGCGGTGCGGGCGGGCATTCCGACGCCGGAACTGCTGGTGTTCGACGACTCGCGCGCGGTGCTGGACGCCCCGGTGACGCTGTACGCCTTCGCGCCGGGCCGCAGCCTGGACGGCCTGCCCTGGAGCTACGGTGATCCGCGCCTGTCCCGCGCGTGGCGGGAGGCGGGCCGCGCCCTGGCCGCCCTGCACGCCGGGGTGACCGACGCGCCCGACCCGCACGGATACCTGGAGTCCATCACGCCGCCCGACCCGGCCCGCACCCGCACGCGCGTCCTGACCGCCGAGCGGCTGGGCACTGCCGAGGCCGACTGGGCGACCGGCCTTACCGCCCGCCTGCTGAGCGAGAACCCGCCGCCCGCGCAGCCTGCGTTCCTGCACGACGACCTGCACGCCGGGAACCTGATGGTGACGGAGGACGGCGCGGTGACGGCCCTGATCGACTGGGGGGACGCCGGGTGGGGCGACCCGGCCCTGGACCTCAGTTACTCCGGGCCGCTGGCTGTGCCGGACCTGATCGCCGGGTACCACGAGGCAGGCGGCACCGCAGGCGACGCCCTGACCCTGCGGGTGCTGGCGTACACGCTGGACAACGCCACCCGTTACCTGACGCGGCAGCCGGAAGCGCACGAGAACGGCGACCTGTGGTACACCCGCCCCGCCACCGCCCTGATGGGATTGCTGCGCGTCAGTCCGCGCGTGCCGCAGTGGCAGGAGGCGCTGGGGCAGTGAGCCACGAGCTTACAGCCCGGCCCTCAGAGCCCCCGTTCCCTTACAACTCGTTGATTTCGGGTCTGAAGCCGACCTGCCGGATGTACTCCAGGTACTCGGGGCCGGTCAGGGCTTCGCGGCGGCCGCTCAGGGCGACGAACATGGCTTCCAGGACGTTGGTGGCGAAGTTGCGGCTGCCCATGCGGGGGGTGGTGGTGATCAGGCGGGCCACGCCGCGCGCTTTCATCCAGTCGCGGTCGGCCTGGGTGATGGTCTGCGTGAGGATGGTCTTGCCGGTCAGGTCCTGCGGGGCGTAGCGTTTGGCGTAGTGGGTGTCTCCGGCGATCACGTCGGCCCAGGCGTAGTAGCGCGTACCTTTGCCCTGCACGCTGGTGTCCTGTTTGGCGCCGGTCGGGTAGAACCAGTCCTGCGGGAGGCGGGTCAGGGCGGGCAGGATCAGCCGCGCGACGCGCCGCAGGGACGTGATGCTGCGCAGGGGCCGGTCCACGTTCAGACCGAACACGATGTCCCCGAACACGATGTCGGCGCCGTGTTCGGCGAGGGCCTCGGCCATCCCGAAGCGGTCCACGGCGGAGACCATCAGGACTTTCTGCGTGCGCCAGTTCAGGATGGGGTCCAGTTGCGCGATGGCGTCGCGTTCCAGGGTGTTTTTCAGGCCGCTGCCGTCGAGGACCGGGGTGATGCGCGCCCCGGCGACGAGTTTGCGGACGTTCGTGAAGGTGTAGCGTTTCCCGCCGGCCAGCAGGTACAGGTCCGCGCCGCCCAGACCGAAGGCGTCCACGCGGCCGTCGAGCGCCTGAAACAGGGCGGCCATCTTCTTCGCGTCGCCGTCCGTGCCGATCCGTTCGATGATGAACGGCTGGCCGAGCACGGTGACGGTCTCGCGGGCGTTGCGGGCGCTGCTGCCCAGGCTGACGCTGACGACGTGCTTGTGCCCGGCGGGCGCGGGCTGCCAGCCCTGGAGGGGATCGGTCATGCGGGGCATTCTACGCGCGTTCACGCCCGGCGCAGCAGTCCCTCCGGCCGGTCAGGTGCGGGGTAACTGTACGCGCACGCCGGTGCGGGCCGAGGCGTACAGGGCGTCCAGCACGCGTGCCTGCGCGACCGCGTCGGCGGGGGGGTACAGCGCCGGTTCCTGGCCGCGCGCGAGCCGCTGGAAGTGAGTGACCATGCGCGCGTACCCGTTGGACGGCGGGAATGCCTCGTGGGTTTCCTGGCCGCCCACGTTCAGGTGCAGGGTCACGGGTTCGTGCGTGTGGCTGTGGTACACGCGGGGCACGTCCAGCGTGCCGAGGGTGCCGACGACCGTCAGGCGGCTGACGCTGGGTTCCGTCCAGTCGAACGCGCAGTCCAGGCTGGCGAGCGCCCCGCCGAACTCCAGGGTGCCGCTGAGGGCCACGTCGATGCCGCCCACGCCCTCGTCCGGTCCGGCGTCGGTCCAGCGGGCGGTGGCGGTCACGGCCTGCGGTTCGCCCAGCAGCAGGCGCATCAGGTTCACGGGGTAGGTGCCCACGTCGAACAGCGCCCCGCCGCCCTGCGCGGCGTTCCAGCGGAAGTCGTCGGGGTTGGTCATGTGGAATCCGAACGCGCCGTGCACGGACCGCACGTCGCCCAGCGTGCCGCTCCGCACGAGTTCCACGATCCGCAGGATGTGCGGCTGGAAACGGTACGCGAAGGCCTCCAGCAGCGTGCCGCCCGTCCCGGCGGCGGCGTCTGCGAGTTGCTGCGCCTCGGCGGCGTTCAGGGTCAGGGGTTTCTCGGTCAGGACGTGCTTCCCGGCTCGCAGCGCGGCCAGCGTCCAGGGCAGGTGCGCGTCGTTCGGCAGGGGGTTGTACACGGCGTGCACGTCGGCGGCGATCAGGTCTTCGTACGTTCCGGCGACCTGCACGCCCCATTCCTGAGCGAAGGCCTGCGCCCGCGCCGACTGAGGGTCGCGCACGCCGACGAACGCCACCTCGCCGCCCGCCTCGCGGATCGCGGGAATCAGGGCGCGGGCAATGCGGGCGGCGCCCAGCAGCCCCCAGCGGAACGCAGGTTCAGTCATACCCGCAGCCTAGCAGGCTGAATGGCGGATGGCGGATGGCGGATGGTCAACGGCATCTGCGCGGCGAACCGGCCCACGTCCCACCTGCCGCGCCCCCCGGTCAGCGTTTGCTGAGCAGGTACGCCTTGGGGTGATGGCCGCCGCTGGCCACCTGGAAGAGTTCGTGGGCGTTCCATTTCTGCTGGTCGGCCATGACGCGTTCGAACAGGCGGATCTCATGCGTGATGACGCACAGGCGGCCGCGCTGGCTGGTCAGGCGGTGCATTTCTTTCAGGAAGGCGGGGTACAGGGCCTCGTTGCCGCCGTGCGTGCCGATGGCGTCGCCCCACGGCAGGTCGGCCATGACCAGATCGAAGGAGCGGGCGGGCAGGCCGGTGTGCAGGGCGTCGATGGCGGCCACCTCGATGTCGCGTCCGGCGGCGCGGATGTTCGTCTGGGCGCACGTGACGGCGTCGGGGTTGATGTCCACGCCGACCAGCGCGTCGTAGGGGCCCATCAGGGCACGCTCGATCAGGAGGGTGCCGCTGCCGCTCATGGGATTGAAGATGCGGTCGTTGTCGCGCTGCCCGGCGAGTTTGTGCGCGGCGTAGGCGATGGTGGCGTTCAGGCCGCCGGACATGTTGCACTCGCGCCACGCGCGGGCACTCAGGGGGCGGCGGGTGATGCGGGCCAGCACGTCCCAGCCTTCACCCTGCTGCTGCGGCAGGATGCGGATCAGGAGTTCGCCGGTTTCGGGTTCGTGCGGGAGTTGCAGGGCCGTCTGGAGTTCCTCGGCGATGCGCTGCATGACGCTGCTTTCCCGGCCGGCCGCGCCGATACGGAAGGAGGTGTGCCCGCCGACCGCGATGACTTCTTTCAGGAAGGCGGTCAGTTCCCCGAGTTGCTGGTGGCCCAGCAGCCCGCGCGGGCGGGGCACGTCCCAGCCCTGCACGCGGTACACGGCAGTGACGCTTTTCATGCGGGTCAGGCGTTCCGGGTCGCCGGGGTACCAGAAGCGCGGGCCGCGAATGTCACGGGCGAGCGGAACGGTGTCCAGTTCGGTGGCGGCGACGTGTTCCAGTCCGGCCAGCGCCTCCAGTTCGTATTCGCGCGCCGGGGCGCGGGTGCGGTGATCGACCTTGGGTCGGCTGGATTTCCGCCCGGTGGGCGCGGCGCGGTCTGATCGGGCGGGTCTGGGCATAGCAGGACAGTATATGCCGGGGCGTGCGGGGGAACGCCGGGGCGTAGAATCCGGGCCACGTTATGACCCGTCCACCCCCGAGCCGTCCCCCTGCAGGTCCATCCGACGCGGCGCGCGCTGTGCGCCGCAAGACGCTCTATTCACGCCTGAGTCCGCCGCAGCTGATCGCGCTGTCGTTCCTGCTGGCCATTCTGGTGGGCGGCGTCCTGCTGGCCCTGCCGGTCACCCACGGCCTGAACGAGGACGGCACGCGCCGCTCCGTGAATTTTCTGCAGGCGCTGTTCACATCGACCAGCGCGCTGTGCGTGACGGGCCTGAACGTCATCGATCCCGCCAAGGACTTCAACCGGCTGGGGCAGGTGATCATCATGCTGCTGATCCAGCTGGGCGGGCTGGGCATCATCACGTTCGGCACGTCGTTCGCGCTGCTGTCGCGCCGCCGCGTGAACTTCACCGAGCGGATGCGGGTGGCGCAGCAGGTGGGCGCGCTGAACGCGGGTGGCGTGCTGTCGTTGATTCGCAGCATCTTCCTGTACACCTTCCTGATCGAACTGGTCGGCGCGGCGCTGCTGGCGTTCCGGTTCGTGCCGCTGGAAGGCTGGGGGCGGGGGCTCTTCTACGCGCTGTTCCACTCGATCAGTGCGTTTAACAACGCGGGCTTCGCGCTGTACAGCAACAACCTGATGAACTTCGTGGCCGACCCGCTGGTGAGTATCGTGGTGGCGCTGCTGATCATCCTGGGCGGCACGGGCTTCCTGGTGCAGCTGAACGTGGTCGCGCACCTGATGAACCCGCGCCGCAACCGGCTGGCGGTGCACAGCAAACTGGTGCTGACCATGATGACGGTCCTGCTGGTGGTCGGCACCCTGACGTACCTGATCTTCGAGTGGAACAACCCGGCCACGCTGGGCCCGCTGGGCTTCGGCGCGAAACTGCTGGCCAGCTTCTTTCAGAGCGTCACGACCCGCACCGCCGGCTTCAACACGCTGGATTACGGCGCGATGGGCCTCACGACGCTGTTCATCAGTATCATCCTGATGTTCATCGGCGCGAACCCTGGCGGGACCGGGGGCGGCATCAAGACCAGCACCTTCTACGTCATGATGGCCAGCGCCTGGAGCATGGTGCGCGGCCGGCGCGACGCGACGCTGTTCCACCGCCGCATCGACACCGACACGATCCTGCGGGCCATGACGGTGGGACTGCTGAGTATCGGGCTGGTGAACATGATGTTCGTCCTGCTGCTGGCCCTCAATACCCGCGCAGACGTACGCTTCGTGAACCTGTTCTTCGAGGCGGTCAGCGCCTTCGGCACGGTGGGCCTGAGCATGAACACCACGCCGCTGCTGAACCCCGACCAGCACATCGTGCTGATCATCCTGATGTTCCTGGGGCGCATCGGGCCGCTGACGTTCGCCGTGGCGTTCAGCCGTTCGGGCTCCGGGGACCTGGTCCGCTACCCGGCCGAGAAGGACATCCTGATCGGCTGAGCCCGGCCCGCCGGACGCCCCTCCCCTTTCCCGCCTCTCGCCCACGCCCGGCAGCGGCCCCGCTGCCCGTCAGATAAGGACTTCCCATGAAAAGCAAACAATGCCTGGTGATCGGACTCGGCCGCTTCGGAACGGCGGTCGCCACGACCCTCTACGAGATGGGCCACGAGGTCATCGCCGTCGATCAGCACGAGGAGAACGTCGAGCGGGTCATGAACCTCGTCACGCACGCCGCCATCCTGGACGCCAGCGACGAACGCGCCCTGCGGACCCTGGGCGTCGCGGACTTCGACGTGGTCGTGGTCGCCATCGGCACGGACGTGCAGGCGAACATTCTGGCTACCATGAACGCCAAGAGCCTCGGCGCGCCGTACGTGGTGTGCAAGGCCATCGACGAGATGGCCCGCCGCGTACTGGAACGCATCGGCGCGGACCTCGTCATCCGCCCCGAACATGACATGGGCGTGCGCCTGGCGCGGCAGATCGCCACGCCGAACATCGTGGACACCCTGGACCTGGGCAGCGATTACGCCGTCGTGGAAATCGAGGCGAACGACCGCCTGAAAGGCACGCTGCGCGACCTGAACCTCACGGGCCGTTTCGGGGTGCAGGTGATCGCCATGAGCCGCGCCGGGAAGATCGAGGTCACGCCCGGCGCCGAGGATGAACTGCGCCCCCACGACAAACTCGTGGTGATCGGCACCACCCACGCCCTGGACGAACTGCGCCGCTACCTGGGCGAGTGACGCCCGAGGGTAGGCTGTGCGCCGGACCCGCCCGCCCTTACTGCCCGCCCAGGGCGACGACCATCGCCGCCAGCAGCGGCAGGGTCGCGGCCAGACCCCACACCGCCCCGGCCCGCGCCGCGCCGGGACGCAGCAGGAACAGCAGCAGCAGCGCGGCGGTCGCCAGGGTCAGCAGCAGATACAGGGCGTTCATGCGGGCCAGTGTACGCCGCCGGCCCGCCCGGCCGGTTTCAGCGCCCTGCCTGGGCCTGGGCCTGGGCCTCGTCGAGCGCGGCCTTCGCGTTTGCCTTTCCGGTCGTGGCTTTCTGAATGGCGGTTTCCAGCAGGGCCGTCCATTCGGCGTAGGCGGGCGTGGTGGGGCGCGGCACGGCGCGGTTCATCTGGGCGTGCGCGGCGCGCAGTTGCGGGTTCCGGCCGTACCAGCCTTCGAGCAGCGGCAGCGCGGCGCGGCGGGTGGGGGCGTACGCGGTGACCTGCACCCAGTCGGCCAGGCGTTCGGGGGTGTTCAGGTACTGCCAGAACGCGGCCGCTCCGGCCTGCTCGGCGGCGGGCGTCCCGGCGGGCACGGCCAGGGTCGCGCCGCCCAGCGGAACCGTGCACGCCCCGGCCTTCTCGCACGGGAACGGCGCGACGCCCAGACTGAAGAACGGGAGTTTACGGGCGTCCGTCCAGTTGGCGACGCTGGCCAGCACGAACACGTTCTGCCCGCGCGCGAAGTCGATGGCGGCGCGGGTCGCCTCGCCCAGCGTGCGCGGCTGCGCCTGACCGGCGGCGCTCATGCGGGCCAGTTGCGTGAGGGCTTCCACGGCGTCCGGGCTGTTCAGGCGGGGCTGCGCGCCACTGACCAGACTGCCGCCGCGTGACAGGACGTTCGCCTCGAAGGTCCAGGCGTCGGCGGCGACGACCAGTGGGCGGCGCCCGCCGGAGGTCAGGGCGCGGCTGGCGCTTTCCAGGGCCGTCCAGGTGGCCGGGGGGGTCACGCCTGCGTTCTGGAGGATGCGGGCGTTGAACATCAGGACCGGCACGCTGACGTTCCAGGGCAGGCCGTACGTGCGGCCCGCCAGTTCACCGGCGCGCCACACGGCCGGGTAGTAATCGTTCTTCAGGGTGCCGGGCAGGTCGGCGACCACGCGGGACAGGTCGGTCAGTTTGCCCGCCTGGGCCAGCGCCGGGAACTGCGTGAATTCCAGTTGCACCAGCGCCGGGGCCTTCCCGGTCTTCTGCGCGGCCTGCAACCTGGGCAGCAGGTCGCGGTAGTTGCCCTGCGCGACCGGCACGAGTTCGTAGCGGTCCTGCGAGCGGTTGAAGTCGCGGGCGTAGGCGGCGACCGTGTCTTTCACGCCGGTCATGGCGTGCCAGAACTCCACGCGGACCGGCGCGGCCTGCGCGGCCGGAAGCAGCAGGGTCAGGGTCAGCAGGCAGGTCAGGGAGCGCATGCGCGGAGTGTACCCGCTGCACCTGACGGCCATCTGCCTGCCGGGCTGACGGTCCGGACTGACGGTCTGGATTGACGGTCGGGGCAGGGTGTCCGGGGTGGGGGCGGCGTTCAGGGCAGCACGGGGTACAGGTCCACGCGGCTGCCGGGGCGCACGTCCTGCCGCGCGGCGATGCCGACGATGGCGACGTTCCCGCTGCGCTCGCCGAGGCGGCCGAGCAGCGTCACGAACTCGGTCACGTCCAGGCCCTGCACGTACTCGCTGGGCACGCCGCGCGTGGTGATGTCCAGCATGGTGTCGCGCACGAGGTCGCTCACCTGTTCCTGCATGGCGCCGGGCGTGGCGCGCAGGTTCACGCTGGCGCGGCGGATCACCTGATTGCCCCGGAACAGCACGGCGTTCGGGCGGGCGTCGCAGGTCAGGTCGACCGGGAATCCGGCGGCGCTGTTCTGCGCGGCGCGGCACTGCACGAAGGTGCTGACGTTCAGGCCGCGCAGTTTGGTTTCCAGGGCGGTGCGGGCCTGGGTGTTCAGGCGGACGCTGGGCGTGCCTTTCGCGCCGCGCGTCTGGGCGGCGCGGGCCGCCTCGGTCAGGAAGGCGTCGAGGTTGCGGACGCTGGGCACCACGGCGGCGTACACGAGGTCGTTCTTGGGGTACGCGAGGTCGGTGTTGCGGCTGGCGCTGAGTTCCGCGCGGCTGCTGGAGTACTCGTCCTGCAGTCTGCCCAGCGTTTCGCGGGCGGCGGCCAGGTCCCGGCCCAGCGCCTCGTTGCTGGCGCGCAGCTGGGTCTGCTGGGCCTTGAGTTGCGCCTGCTGGGCCTGCAGGGTGGTCAGTTCGGCGCGCACGCGGTCGCGGTCGCGGGCGGCGGCGTCGCGGTCGCTGGTCAGCTGGGTGCGTTCGGCCAGCAGGCGGTCGCGGGTCTGCTGCGCGGCCTGCTGCTGCGCGCGGGCGCGGGCCAGGGCGTCCTGCGCCTCGGTCAGGGCGCTGTCGGCGGCGGCGCGGGAGGCGTTCAGTCGGCTCAGCTGGGCGCTGAGGGCCGCGACCTGCGCGCTGGCCTGCGCGGTCTGGGTCCGGGCGGCCTGCTGCGCGGCCTGAGCGGCCTGCTGCTGCGCGGCGGCGCGCGCCTGGGCCTGCTCGGCGGCCTGCTGGGCGGCGGCGGCGCGTTCCTGGGCGCTGCGGGTCTCCTGTTCGCTCAGGGCGATGCGCGCCCCGAGGTCCACGACCTGCGCGTCGAGCGCCTGGGCGCGCTGCTGGCTGCGGGTCAGGGCCTGCTCGCTCTGCGCGAGTTTCTGGCGGCTTTCCTCCGCGCGGCGTTCCAGTGAGGTGCGGGTGGTGGTCAGGGCACTCACGCGGCGTTGCAGGTCGGCGGCCTGGGTGGTCAGGGTGCGTTCGGCGGTGCGGGCGGCGTTCAGGTCGGCGCGGGTGCTGGTCAGGTCGCGCTGCGCGGCCTGCTGCTGCCCGCGCAGGGTCTGCGCTTCCTGCTGGGCGCGGTCACGGTCGGCCTGCGCGGCTTTCAGGTCGCCCTGCACGGTTCCGATCTCGGTGCGCAGGGCCTCCAGTTGCGGGCGCAGCTGGTCAGCCATGGCGATGGTGCTCACGGCGTTGCGGTTGAGCAGCAGGAACGCGGCGAGACTGGCGGCGCTGATGCCCATGCCGGACAGCACCGCCACGAGCAGCGCGGTCGTCTTGGGCCGCAGCCCGAACAGGCGGATGTGCTTGCGTCCGGCCTTGCGGGCGATGGTGTCGGCGGCGTACGCGACCACGCCCGAGAGGACGATCACGAACGGCAGGAACAGCCACAGCATCTCAGGGACTCCGGTGGGGGGCCGCGTTCACGGCGGGGGGCGCGGGGGGGATCACAGTTCGAAGTCGTCGCCCAGGTAGTACTGGCGGGCGTCCTCGTCCTGCGCGAACTGGGCGGGCGTGCCCTCGAACTTCACCTGCCCGTCGAACATCAGGTACACCCGGTCGGTCAGGGCGATGGTCTCGCGGACGTTGTGGTCGGTGATGAACACGCCCAGGCCCCGGCGGTCGCGCAGTTCGTGGATCAGGCGCTGAATCTCGCGGATGCTCTTGGGGTCCACGCCGGTGAAGGGTTCGTCCAGCAGCAGGTAGTCGGGGTCGGTGGTCAGGGCGCGGGCCAGTTCCAGGCGGCGGCGTTCCCCGCCGGACAGCTGGTAGGCGTAACTGCCCGAGAGGTGCGTCAGGCCGAACTCGGCGAGCAGCGAGTCCGCGCGGGCTTCCTGCTCGGCGCGGCTCAGGTTCTGGTATTCCAGGATGGCCAGCAGGTTGTCGCGGGCCGTGAGTTTCCGGAAGGCGCTGGGTTCCTGCGGCAGGTACCCCAGGCCCAGGCGGGCGCGTTCGTGCATGGGCAGGCGCGTCACGTCCCGGTCACCCAGCGCGATGCGGCCCGCGCCGGGCCGGATGAAGCCCACCAGCATGTAGAAGGTGGTGGTCTTGCCCGCACCGTTCGGGCCGAACAGCGCCACGATCTCGCCGGGCCGGACGGTCAGGTTCACGTCGCGGACCACGGCGCGGCGGCCGTAGTTCTTGCCCAGGTGCTCGGCGTGCAGGACCGGGCGCTGCGGCGCGTCCTGCACGGGCGTGACAGCCGTCTGAGAGGGAGTCTGGGAGGCGGGAGCAGTCACGTTCGCAGCGTACCACGCGCCCCCCATGAGTCCCGTGATGAAGTTCCGGTTCAGCCCCAGAACCGGCCCCCGCCGGAGTGTGGGCGGGCGCGGAGGGTCGCGCGGACAGACGGACTCGAGAAAGTCAGACAGCTGGGGCGGCCTAAACCGCCGCTTTCACAGGAGAGCCAATGATCATTTGGCAAGACAAGGCAGTGCCAATTGCAGGCAGCTATGATCGTTGCGTGATATCCGCCCTATCCACTCCGCTCTATCTGGTTTTATCCCTTCAGCCATCCCTTCCCCTGCTGCCGAAAAATCTATCTGATCCACAGCGTAAGGTGGCCCTCACGCTACTTCCAATGGCCAGTACTGCACTTGATGGTCAGCGATACAGTGGCCAACCCTGGACCAGCATATGCCAACCTAAATCAGAGAAACTTGGATTCGTGAAGAACGGCCCCTCTAGCTTTTCAGAGGCTAAAAAGGGATTTGCGAAAGCCGGCTTTACATTGATCAAAGAAACCAAATACGATATTCTGATGGCTGCGGAGTGGCGAGACAAGAATGAAGGTCGTTGGATCTTGGCTTGGCTTCCCGGCCATCAAGAGCCCGCAGTCATATCAGTCTGCAAGAGAAAATAATTCATCGGACCTCCTGCAAAATTCCCCGATTCTCAGCCATACATAAGCATCTCGCAGTACGGACAGCAACAACAGAGAAGTGAACCGGCACGAAAAACACCCCTCGCGGGTAGCTTATTCTCCGTCCTGATCGGCAGAATTCACTCAATTCACTCAACGCTAAAGAGCCTGGATTTGGGGTAAATGCTCTAGACTGGGCGGCATGTTGCTGACGATTGTCGTACTGGATTCCGTGGGTGCCGGCGAACTGCCGGACGCCGCGAGCTTCGGGGATACCGGGGCGCACACCCTGAACCACACCCTGCAGGCCGCGCCCGTGCATCTTCCGAACCTCGCGGCGCTGGGCCTGGCCCACGTGCCGACCGTTCACACGGACCCGGCGACTGTCCCGGCCGTGCCCGCGCAGGGAGCGTTCGGGCGGATGCGGGAGGTCAGTCCCGGCAAGGACACCAGCACCGGCCATTGGGAGTTCATGGGCGTGCAACTGGAACACGCATTCCAGGTGTTCCCGGACGGCTTCCCGCCCGCCGTGATGGACCGTTTCGACGCGGCGACCGGCACCGGGCACCTGTGCAACCGCCCGTACAGCGGCACCGACGTGCTGCTGGACTTCGGTGAGGAGCACGTGCGAACCGGCAAGCCCATCGTGTACACCAGCGCGGACAGCGTGTTCCAGATTGCCGCGCACGAGGACGTGGTGCCGCTGGAGACGCTGTACGCGTGGTGCGCCGCCGCGCGCGAGATCCTGCAGGGCGAGTACGCCGTGGCCCGCGTGATCGCCCGCCCGTTC from Deinococcus seoulensis carries:
- a CDS encoding DUF3084 domain-containing protein, with amino-acid sequence MLWLFLPFVIVLSGVVAYAADTIARKAGRKHIRLFGLRPKTTALLVAVLSGMGISAASLAAFLLLNRNAVSTIAMADQLRPQLEALRTEIGTVQGDLKAAQADRDRAQQEAQTLRGQQQAAQRDLTSTRADLNAARTAERTLTTQAADLQRRVSALTTTRTSLERRAEESRQKLAQSEQALTRSQQRAQALDAQVVDLGARIALSEQETRSAQERAAAAQQAAEQAQARAAAQQQAAQAAQQAARTQTAQASAQVAALSAQLSRLNASRAAADSALTEAQDALARARAQQQAAQQTRDRLLAERTQLTSDRDAAARDRDRVRAELTTLQAQQAQLKAQQTQLRASNEALGRDLAAARETLGRLQDEYSSSRAELSASRNTDLAYPKNDLVYAAVVPSVRNLDAFLTEAARAAQTRGAKGTPSVRLNTQARTALETKLRGLNVSTFVQCRAAQNSAAGFPVDLTCDARPNAVLFRGNQVIRRASVNLRATPGAMQEQVSDLVRDTMLDITTRGVPSEYVQGLDVTEFVTLLGRLGERSGNVAIVGIAARQDVRPGSRVDLYPVLP
- the lptB gene encoding LPS export ABC transporter ATP-binding protein, encoding MTAPASQTPSQTAVTPVQDAPQRPVLHAEHLGKNYGRRAVVRDVNLTVRPGEIVALFGPNGAGKTTTFYMLVGFIRPGAGRIALGDRDVTRLPMHERARLGLGYLPQEPSAFRKLTARDNLLAILEYQNLSRAEQEARADSLLAEFGLTHLSGSYAYQLSGGERRRLELARALTTDPDYLLLDEPFTGVDPKSIREIQRLIHELRDRRGLGVFITDHNVRETIALTDRVYLMFDGQVKFEGTPAQFAQDEDARQYYLGDDFEL